In Phycisphaerales bacterium, the sequence CCCCACGCCCAGTATCGCCACGATCGCCACCACCAGCACCCACCACGGCGCCCGGGGCATCGCCGTCAATCCGCTCCCCGCGGGCCCCGCGTCCACATATCCGCCAACCAGATAGCAGAAGAATCCAAGCCCGAAGACGCCATACACGATGCTCGGCACGCCCGCAAGGTTGTTGATCCCGATCCGCACCAGGCTCACGAGCGGCCCCTGTTTCGCATACTCCCGAAGATACAACGCCGCGATCACTCCCAGCGGCACCACCACAATGCACAACAGCACCGTCAGCAGCACCGTCCCGACGATCACCGGAAAGATGCCCCCCTCCTGATTCGCAAACCGCGGCTCCGACGACACATACTCCCACCACCGCGACACATACAAACCCAATCGCTCACCCAGAGTCATCGAGTTCGCCGGGACAATCCGCACGACCTGCGACAGGAGCATCGGCTCGGTCGAACCCTGTCTCATGGGCGCGATCTGCCCCGACGCGACATCGCGGATCGAGATCCGGACCTTCGCGTCCTCGCCGCGGATCGTCTCGATCTCGCCGAGAACTCTCGAATACTCCGCGTTCAGCCGCTCCATATCCCTCGTGGACTCCTGTCGGATCTCGTCAAGCCGAGTCAAGGACATCGCCGTACCAGACCACGGACTCTCCAGCAACACCGCAAGCCCAAGCCCAACAGCCGCGAGCACGACAACGACATGCCCCGCGCGAGCCACGGCTCCCGACACAGGCCGTCGCACCGCCCTCCACGCGATCACACCCGCACTCAACGCCGCGACAACAAGCGCGATCCAGACCGGCAACGCCAGCCCGACCGCACCTCCCGATCGCGATCGTTCGAGATCGAGTTCCGCCCGTCGCACACGCAGACGCTCCCGCTCGATCCCGCGATTCACGCGCGAGAGTTCTTCTTTCTCCAGTCGCTTGATCGCCTCGCGACGCCCCTGCGCCTCGCGGAGAAGCGATGGCGATTTCTCCAGCAGAGACGCCCCAGACGCCAACGTCTCTGACTCAGACGTGATCGACTCGGGCGTCCCGATGAAGACGCCCCAGTCCATCCGCTCGACCAGCACCGCGTCCGCGGGCCGAGACACCTTCGCCACGTCCCCATCATCAATCCAGCGGAAGGGCGTCCCGCTCACATCCCGATTCCCCACGCGATAGAGCGTGCGCGTGCGAGCCTCGCCCTCGCGCCCAGGGACCGATTCGCGCGCCGTCTCGATCCCCAGAAACGCCGAGCCGTTCGTGAGTTCCACGCGGTCGATCCGATCGGGCCAGAATGTCCGCGTCCCCTGCACCACGACCAGCGCCACAAGCCCCACGATCATCACGAGGCACAGCACCTGCGCCCCGCCCATGAGCCACATCACCGGCTCACCATGCGCGCTCAGCGGCGTCGAGGCACGTCGATGCACCGATCGCGCCCCCGCGATTCCCTTCTCAACCGTGCTCGTCGATGCCACGCTCACTCGATTCATCCACTCCATAATGTCACGATCACTCGATTCTCACGCTACAACGCCGCCAATCGCTTGCGAACCCGCTGGCGCACCACCTCCGCCGACGTGTTGATGATGAACGTCATCGCGAAGAGCACCAGCCCGCACGCCACGAGCACTCGATAGTGCGTGCTCCCCGGCGGCGCCTCGGGCAACTCCACCGCAATGTTCGCCGCCAGCGTCCGAAGCCCCGAGAAGATGTTCATGGACATCTCGGGCGTGTTCCCCGTCGCCATCAGCACGATCATCGTCTCCCCCACCGCGCGCCCAAGCCCGATCATGCACGCCGAAAAGACGCCCGACCCCGCCGCGGGAAGGATCACGCGAACCGCCGTCTGCCACGGCGTCGCCCCCGCGCCCAGTGACGCTGTCCGGAGTTGCGACGGCACGCTCCGAAGCGAATCCTCGCTGATGGTGTAGATGATCGGCACCACCGCGAATCCCATGATCACGCCGACCACCAGCGTGTTGCGCTGTGTGAACGTCCCCAGGATCGACTCACGAGGATCCAGACCGAGCACCTGCAGCACATACGCCACGCCAAAGGCACTCACGAGTCCCGCCCCCACGACCGCGAGGAATCGAACAAGTTCACGCGCGGCCGTTGAGGGCGTCGTTCCGGCTCGCCCTGATCGACGCCGTTGCATCTCATGGCGATGCATCCCATACCACACCGCGACGATCATCGGCAGCGCGAGCAGCACCCACCACCCAGGCCACGCCGTCCCGCGCTGCCCGTCCAGCCACAACCGCATGTCCCCACCGAAGAGCGCTCGCTCCAACGCCGGCCCAAGCCCCCACGCCAGCGCCACCCCGAGCACGATCACCAGCGCCATCGCCGCCATCTTCCGCGTCGGCCCGATCAATCCGGTCGATGAACGCGGGATCAACTGCCACACGTGCCCCCCGACCACCACCAACACCGGCACCGTCACCATCGCCACCAGCACGCGCACCAGATGTTCCGAAACCCACGGCGAGACCACCATCGCCGCGATGAATCCCAACACCACGGACGGCAGCGACGCCATCATCTCCAGCGTTGGCTTCACCACGCGACGCGTCGATGGATGCATGAACTCGCTCGTATACACGGCACACAACACCGCGAGCGGGATCGCGATCAGCATCGCGACGACCGTCGCCTTCAGCGTGCCATAGATCAGCGGCACCATGCTGTACTTCGGCTCGACCTCGTCCCCAGCCGCCGAAGACTGATACACCCACTCGGGATTGGCCTGCCCCTCATACTGCACCTTGCCGAAGAGCGTGCCCAGGCTCACCTCGGGGTGCTTGAGATCCGTGCGCCAGAGCGCCGAGTCGTAGGCCGCGTCCATCGCCCAAATGGCATCGCTCTTCGGTGTAAGAATCGCCGCCGTGATGCCCGTTGGTGCAACTCCTTCATTCCCGCTCGGAATCTCGAGATCCGCGAGGCGCTTGTCGCTTGTCATGTGATGGACCACCACCCGACCCGCCGCCGTCCCCACCACCACCGCCCGCACGCGACGGCTCGTCGAAAGCGTCCGCACCTCGCTCCCCACGTCAAACGTCGCCGTTCGAACGAGATGAACGCCATCCGCACTTGGCGCCGGCGTGAACGCCTGAACAACACCCGTCGAATCCCCCACGACCAGCGATTGACCACCCAGCAGCATGATCGCGGCCGTCACCGAACGCCTCCCGTCACCCACGAATAGCGGCACACGTTCCACGCTCTCGATCGTCCTGGCGTCGCCCGATTCACTCTTCGTCCTCGCGAACCGCTCGCATGTCCCGTCCTTCCACACCGCGACCACGTTCACGCCGTCGGTCGTCACGAACAACCAGTCCGGTGCCGCGCTCCTCGTCGAGTCCGGCACAAACACACGGAACGACTCGCTGCTCAGCGTCGTTCTATGCGTTCCACCGCCGAGCGGCCTGATTGTCCGTGCTGTGCTCAATGTCGCCAACCCGTCCGCCGCAAGCGCCAGGACAAACTTTTCCCCCGTCGGCAGCGACCGCACGTCAACACGGATCACCGCGCGGTCGCTCGCGCCCTCCGGCAACGTCGGCGGCGACAACTCCACCACCGGCTCGATGAACCGCACCTGAGCCTCGCCCGATCGCTCGACAACGCCCGCAACCGAAACCGTCTCGCCATCGTCATTCTCGCGAATGACCTTCGCGGGCGCCGCATCCCCGATCGCCAGCCCATTCGCCTCCACAGGTGCCTGCTCGAGCGTCAGCACCGTCGTTGTGAACCCGATCGTCCCGACACGCACGCGCCCGTCCGAAAGGCCCACGCCCACGTTGCCCACAAAGTCCACGCCGCTGATCGAGGTCACGTTCGGTGCGATCTCACCTTCATCGGCCTCGGGTGCAAGGCCCACACGGAAGAACTCTGGGGAGAGTGATGCGTTTCCGTCGTCCTCGCTCGATCGCCCGGCACTCGCCATCACCCCACGAACCACGGACTCCCCACCCACACCCGGCGTCGGCAGCAGCAACACCGCTCGCGCGTACTCATCGCCCACGGCATGCGAGACGCCGATTTTCCCATCTGCTCCCGCATCGCGAGCCGAGAGGCCCGACCACACACGCTCCGTCGTCGCCCCACGCACCAACGGCAACGCCGCCGCGAAGAGGTACACACAGATGCCCAACGCCGCCGCCAGCACGGCAAACCCGCCCACCATGATCACCGCACGGGCCGTCGTGTCGGCCACATACACCGATCGACGTGTCGCCGGTCGCCCGCGCCGCCCCGCATCGCCCTTGTTCGGCGTTGGACGTACCGACGAACTGTCCATCTCTGGCTTGGTCACGCGTGCGGTCCTTGCGTGGAAACCTGGTTCGAGTCCGGCCCGTTCGGCCAACGACAGGGTCCAACCCAACCGCCGGCACCAATTGTGCCCGATCACGCCCCACCAAGCACCGACCCTTTGTCAAGGTTGCGCTAAGTTGGCCCACTCGGGTGTCATGCAGGTCCGCGCCAGAACTGCCGTGATTCACGCCGCCACCTCGGCTTGCGCCAGAAGCCCCAGCCACGCTCCATGATCTGGTGACCGAAAAATTGGATCGTCAACAACAACGGAAACAACGCTGCAAAGGTCAACCCCACCAGCCAGGATGGCTGCAACACAGAATGCCCTTGACTCGCCAGCCACGACGCCACAAATGTTGCGGCAACCCCTCCAAGCACGCTGTAGATCCCGCATCGGACGAGCGCGTTTCTGTATTGGGCTTGGTCTCGCGCCTCGCCATTGATGTCGAGATGTTCCCGAGCAACTCGAATCGCCATGCGCACACGACCCGTGCCGCCAACCGGCACTTTGTGGCCACGCGCATCCTTGAACACGAACCCTTCCCTCGCGGATTCCGTCCACGATTGCGAGATCCGTCCGCCGCCTTTGAGTTCAAGCGTGATGATCTCCGAGGTGCATTCGATGAGCACACATTGGGCTCGTCGCGATTGGATCCAGTATCCGAGAGCACCCACGGCAATGCCAGCACCCATGGAAATCACCATGGCTCGATTGGGATCGACACCAAGCACCGCCAGTGTGGGAGTCCCGATCAGCAAACATGCCAAAGCACAAACCACACATGTCATGCCCGCGCGGAGATCCCGATGTGGGCCCGCAACATGGAGTGATCCCTCACGCCATGCCCGCCGAACCTGACGCACGATAAGCCGCCGAGCCATCGAGATCTGACGGCTGTCCCGCAAGAGTGTCGCAAGCCGTTTCTTCGGAAAGATCCGAGTCCCCGTCAGGTCGCACGCGAACGTATGGCTCCCCTCAAACCCCACCCGCTCCCAAGGCACCACCCCGTCCGCATACACCGACAGGACCTCAGCCGGCGGCTCCTCAAACCACACCCCACGAATGGACACATGGGCTTTCATCGCGATCACCCCGCCCTGATATCCATTCTTCCGCCTTCCCCTACGGCAGTTTCTCCAACCGCTCCACGATCGCCTTCGCGTGATCGTCCCCCAGCATCATCGCCCGCTTGGCAAACGCGATCGCCCCGTCGTTGCCCTTGATCTTCCCGGCCTTCTCCAGCCACACCGCCGCCTCGAGCGCCAGGGGCGCGTTCGTCGGGTCGGCCAGCGAGTGCTTCGAGTACAACCCCGCCGCCTCCACAGGCCGGCGCAATAGCCCATAGCACTGCCCCATCAGGTCCAGGACCCCGGGCTCGCGCTGCTGCGCCTCCGAGAGCGCCGTCAGCAGCGACAACGCCTCCTCGGCCTTGTTCTGACGCACTCCGATCCGCGCCTCGAGGATCCGCCACACCAGGCTCTGCGGGTCCAGCGTCCGCGCCCGCGCCACGTGCTGGCTCGCCAGCCCGAACTGCCCGCCCCGATACTCCAGTTCCGCGAGCGTTCCCCATGCGATCGCGTTGTCCGGATCAAGATTCAGCACGATGAGCAGGTTGGTCTTCGCGTCGTCGATCTTGTTCTGCTTGATGAGCGTCTGCGCGAGATACAGCGGATACCGCGCATCGGTCTTGTCCTGCGACTGCGCCGCCGCATAATGCATCGTCGCTCGCTCGGCGTTGCCCATCATGCTCGCGACGTTCCCCGCCGTGAACTCGATCGACGCCTCATGCGTCGCCGGCGGCGGGCACGCGATCGCTTTCTCCAACTGGTCGTACGCGTCCTGGAGCCGATGCTGCCCGATCAGAACCTCCGCCAGCATCACGTACATCCGTTGATCCTCGGGATACGTCTCCAGAGCCTTCCGCAGAATCACCTCGGCCTTCCCCGGCTCGCCCTGCTTGATGTACGTGTCCGCGGCATTCAGCGCCTGATCCGCCACATTCCCGCTCGCCGAACCGTTCGCCCCCGCGGCGTTCGCGTCCCCGGGCTTGAGCGCCTCGCGCAACACCAGCGTCAGCACCACCCCCGCCGCGATCGCCAGACCCGCGACCACGATCGCCGACATCGATCGCCGACCCGACCCCGCCGATCCCGAACTGCCTTCAGACTTGCCCATGTTGCTCGCTTCCATGCCCAAGAGTGCGGCGGACGATTCGACCGCCCATTTGTTCCGCACCGCATCTGTTCCATCGGCAAGGCCCTCGCCCCGCCATCGCTTACACTAGCACTCCACACACTCTCTGACAGAACAGATCCAGAACCACACCCCCCCAACGCCCTCCACCATGTCCAACGAATCCACTCCAACCACCGAACTCCCCAAGCAGTACCGCCCCATCGACCACGAGGACCGCATCTGGTCAAAGTGGGAGTCAGCCAACGCCTTCCACGCCGACCCCGCGCGCGTCCTTCGCGGCGAGGCCAGGCCCTACGCCATCGTCATCCCGCCGCCCAACGTCACCGCCGCCCTCCACCTCGGGCACGCCCTCAACAACTCCCTCCAGGACATCCTCGTCCGCGCCAAGCGCATGCAGGGCTTCGAGACCCTCTGGATGCCCGGCACCGACCACGCCGGCATCGCCACCCAGGCCGTCGTCGAGAAGCGCCTCCGCAAAGAGGGCGCCCTCAAAGGCCCCCTTCGCGACGCCTTCACGCGCGACCAGTTCGTCGAAAAGATCCAGGCCTTCAAGGACGAGTACGAGGCCATCATCACCTCGCAACTCAAGAAGATGGGCTGCTCCTGCGACTGGGCCCGCCAGCGCTTCACCATGGACGACCAGTGCGCCCGCGCCGTGCGCGAGGCCTTCTTCCGCCTCTTCCGTGACGGCCTCATCTACCGCGGCAAGCGCCTCGTCAACTGGGACCCCGCCCTCCAGACCGCCGTCGCCGACGACGAGTGCTACGACGAGGAGATCGACGGCGCGTTCTACTACCTCCGCTACCCGCTCGTGCATCTGGGCAACTTCGAACGCACCATCGAGGAGGGAAACCGCCGCGCCGACGCCCAGCCCATGACCTGGGGCGAACTCGCCCGCCGCGGCTACGAGGGCGCGAGCGCTCATCCTCCAGAGTCCCAGGCCTGGATCACCGTCGCCACGACTCGCCCCGAGACCTACCTCGGCGACACCGCCGTCGCCGTGAATCCGCACGACCCGCGTGCCGGCGCGCTCAAGGGGTTGCACGTCGAACTCCCCCTCGTGGGCCGCCTGATCCCGATCGTCGAGGATTCCTACGTCGTCCTCCCCGAGCGCTTCGCGCGCACCGACGAGGAGAAGAACGATCCCAAGGCCAGGATGGCCACCGGCTTCCTCAAGGTCACGCCCGCGCACGACCCCAACGACTACGAGATCGGCCAGCGCCACAAGCAGGCGATCGAGGCGCTCGGCAACCCCATCCTCATCAACGTCATGGCCCCCGACGCCACCATCAGCGACAAGCATGGATGGGAAGACACCGGCGACGCCAGACTCTTCCTCGGCCTCTCGCGCGAGCAGGCCCGCAAGAAGACCATCGAAGAGTTCAAGGCCAGAACCGTCGGCTACGAACCCCTCTTCGAAGGCAGCAAGCCCCACCGCCACAGCGTCAAGCACAGCGACCGCAGCAAGGCCATCGTCGAGCCATACCTCAGCGACCAGTGGTACGTGAAGGTCACCGACCCCCGAATGGCCAAGGCGGCCAACGACGCGCTGCAAGAGCACTCACAAGGTGGCCCTGCCTTAGGTGGCACCGCTCTCCAGAGCGGTGTCCGGGCCATAGGTGGCACCGCTCTCCAGAGCGGTGTCCGAACTCAAACCACACCCCACCCCTCTCCCTCCATCTCCACCCTCCTCCACCACCTCAACTCCCTCAACTTCGCCCACCTCCGCAGCGCCGGCTTCACCTCGATGGATCCCTACCCCCCGGGCAAGCCCTCGCCCGACTTCATGAATCACATCCGAAACCTCCCGCACATCGAGATGCGCGGAGCAACCTACTTCGTGACGTGGCGGGTCGCCTCGGACGACTTCAAACTCACGCCCAAGGACCAGAGCGTCATCCTCGAATCGCTCTTCCACGATTCCCAGCGGGCAACCGTCTTCGCCGCGACCGTGATGCCCGACCATGTCCACTGCATCGTCAAACCCACCGAAGCACTCGGCGATTGGGTCGGATCCATCAAGAAGTACACGGCCCGGCGGATCAACGCCGACCACAACCGCACCGGCCACCTCTGGCAGGACGAGCGATTCGACCACATCGTCCGAGACGAGGCCTGGTTCCGGAGTTTCCTGGAATACATGCTCCTGAACCCCGTCGAAGAGGGGTTGTGCGCGCGGGGCGATGTCTATCCGGGGTTGAGGGTTGGAGATGAGGTACTGGGGGCGATGGGTGTTCAGGACACCGCTCTGGAGAGCGGTGCCACCAGGAGCGGTGCCACCAGAGACAACACCCTCACCTTCCACCCCGACCGCTACGCCAAAACCTACGAGCAGTGGCACGACAACATCCGAGACTGGTGCATCAGCCGCCAACTCTGGTGGGGGCATCGGATCCCGGTGTGGAGCAAGACCTGTCAAGCAGGAACTGTTGATGAATCATTTCTCGAACTCGATCAGCTTCTGCCAGACACCCTCGAAGATGTGCTCGAGGACAAAGGGGCCGAATGTTCCGTTCAGTTCATTGATCCCGCAAGCGGTCAACGCATCCGACCAAGTGTTTTAGAATTCAATCATGGCTTTACGCACCCAGTGCATGTCTATGTCGCTCTGCTCGCAGATGTATTATCAACAAACAAGAAACTTGATATTGCGGCCGCACTAGAACGAAATGGCTGGAACAGAGACCCCGACGTCCTCGACACCTGGTTCTCCTCCGCCCTCTGGCCCATGTCCACCATGGGCTGGCCCGACGCCACCGATCTCTTGAGAGCCTTCAACCCCACCTCCACCCTCTGCACCGCCCGCGAGATCATCACTCTTTGGGTCAGCCGCATGGTGATGTTCAACCGCTACCTCATGCCCGAGGGCTGGCCGAACGCCACCGACAACACCAACACCGAGATCGCCACCGGCGGCCACGGCCTCGGCCCCGTCCCCTTCTTCGACGTCTTCATCCACGCCGTCATCCAGGACGGCGACGGCCGCAAGATGTCCAAGTCCCTGGGCAACGGCGTCGATCCCCTCGACATCATCGCCACCCACGGCGCCGACGCCATGCGCTTCACCCTCTGCCAGATGACCACCCAGACCCAGGACGTCCGCATGCCCGTCGCCAGGGACCCGGCCACGGGCAAGAACACCAGCCCCAAGTTCGACCTCGGGCGAAACTTCGCCACCAAACTCTGGAACGCGACCCGCTTCGCCCTCACCTTCCTCTCCACCACCGACACGAGCACCGCCGCGCTCACGCCCGCCTCTCTCTCCCTCACCGACCGCTGGATGCTCTCGCGCCTCGCCCGCGCGACCGCCGAGATCGACCGCGCGCTCGACGCCTACGAGTTCAGCACCTACGCCCAGTCCTGCTACGCCCTCCTCTGGAACGACCTCTGCGACTGGTACCTCGAAGCGATCAAGCCCACGATCGCCGACAGCCCATCGCAAAGGGCCGTCCTCGCCCACGCCCTCGAGACCATCGTGCGCCTCCTCCACCCCATCATGCCCTTCGTCACCGAGACGATCTGGGAGAAACTCAAGGACGTCACCACCGCGCCGATCGAGGGCGTCATGCTCGGTCCTTCCCGCACGGGCCTCCTCGTTACCGCCGGCTGGCCGATCCTCGATATGTCCCTCATCGACGACGCCGCCGAGGCACGGTTCGCGCGCGTGCAGTCGCTCATCACCCTCGTCCGCGAGGTCCGCGCCCAGCACAAGGTCCCGCCGAAGCAGCCGCTCACGCTCCACGCTCCAACCGCCGCCGCGCTCCACGACCTCACCGACGAGGAGCAGCGCCTGGTGATGAACCTCACGAACATGGAGCGCATCTCATCCGACCCCGCGCCCGCCGGCGTCCCATCATTCAACTTTGAAGGGGCGGCGTGGTGCCTCACCGGCATCGCCACCGCCGCCGACGATCCCGCCCTCGCCGCCGCCGAGGCCGAGCGCCACGCCAAGCGCCTCGCCGATCTCACCAAGACCATCGCCACCCTCGAGGGCCGCCTCGCCAACCCCGGCTACGCCCAGAAGGCCCCGCCCCACATGGTCCAGCAGACGAAGGACCAACTCGCCGCCGCCCTCGCGGAGCGCGCGTCTCTCGGAGGGTGAGTCGTGAGCGCCGAGTGGTCCGTGGAGCGCGGCCTTGAAGAGGTGAAGAGGTGAGCAGGTGAAGAGGTGAGGCGATGATGGTCTTGGGTGCCACCCGTCGGCGGCTCTGCGACGACTGGTGCCGATCACACGTTGACGCCCATCGCGCCGACGAATGCCGAATCACGAATCACGAAGGCCGATCCGTCCGTCCCGCCCTTCGGCCTCGGTCTCACGTGTTTCGTGATTCGGCATTCGTGACTCGGCATTCGTGGGGGCACGCGTGAGGTTTTCGGACCCGCGATCGTGTCCATCCCGCCCGCGAGCGCACTTCTTGCGGGCACGGCGAGCGTCTTCCTCGGCACGAATACGACGTTCCTCGGCAGGAAGAGAGTTTTCCACGGCAGGAAAACTCCAATCCTGCCCACGAAGATCGTTTTCCTTGGCACGACGAGAGTGTTCCTCGCGAGGAAAATCGTTTTCCTGCCGACGAAGACTCCAATCTTGCCACGTTTGGAGTTTTCCTCGCGACAATTATCATAATTGTCGCGACAAAGACTCCGATTCTGCCACAACGACGATCAATGTCGGCACATCGACGATCATTCTGACGACATCGGCCGCCATTCATGCCCCATCGATCACCGATGTGGCCCCATCCAACGGCAACAGGCCCACCTTCTCCCTCACCTCCCCACCCCCCACCCCGTCCCCCCCACCCCCCACCCCGTCCCGCCCGTACCCTCTCCCCATGCCCCGCCTCACCACCCTCGCCGCCCTCCTCCTCGCGTGCACCGGGCTCGCCCTCGCCGCCTGCACATCGTCCCCTTCCTCATCTCCCTCTCCCCCCGCCCCCGGCGTCGTCGCGACGACTCCAACCTCCGACGCCTCATCCAGTACCGATCCCACCGAGGGCACCTGGACCTTCGAGGACGGCACCACCGGTCGCCTCATCGCCACGCCCAGTTACCGAATCTTCACCACCATGGACCACGGGCCCACCACCGATCGCGTCCCGCGATTCCTGGAGCAGGCCCTCGAGTGGTACACGACGGCGCTGGGCGAACTCCCCAGGCCCTCGCGCCGCATGGACACCTTCCTCATGGAGACGCGCTCCCAGTGGGAACGACTCACGCGCCGCTCCATGGGCGACGACGCCGAGATCTACCTCCGCATCCAGCGCGGCGGGTTCGCCGCCGGCGGCCGCGCCATGTACTTCTACATCGGGCAGCGCGACACCCTCGTCATCGCCGCCCACGAGGGGTGGCACCAGTACACCCAGTCCACCTTCCGCAGCCCCCTTCCCATCTGGCTCGAAGAGGGCATCGCGACCTACATGGAGGGCTTCCGCTGGGGCCGCCGCGGCGACTCGCTCCCGAGATTCTCGCCCTGGTCCAACCCCGAACGCTTCGACACGCTGCGCGCCGCCGCACGCGCAGGAAGGCTCATGTCCTTGGAGCAACTCCTCCACACCGCGCCCCAGGATCTCATGACTGGGGGGGGCGGGGGGGCGGGGGGGGAGGGGGGGCCGACGGCGCGCTCGACTACTACGCCCAGGTCTGGGCCCTCATCCACTTCCTCAACGAGGCCGAGGATGGGACGTACCAGGTCGCGCTCACGAACATGGTCCGCGATGCCGCCAACGGCAC encodes:
- a CDS encoding ABC transporter permease subunit, whose amino-acid sequence is MAAMALVIVLGVALAWGLGPALERALFGGDMRLWLDGQRGTAWPGWWVLLALPMIVAVWYGMHRHEMQRRRSGRAGTTPSTAARELVRFLAVVGAGLVSAFGVAYVLQVLGLDPRESILGTFTQRNTLVVGVIMGFAVVPIIYTISEDSLRSVPSQLRTASLGAGATPWQTAVRVILPAAGSGVFSACMIGLGRAVGETMIVLMATGNTPEMSMNIFSGLRTLAANIAVELPEAPPGSTHYRVLVACGLVLFAMTFIINTSAEVVRQRVRKRLAAL
- a CDS encoding tetratricopeptide repeat protein produces the protein MRNKWAVESSAALLGMEASNMGKSEGSSGSAGSGRRSMSAIVVAGLAIAAGVVLTLVLREALKPGDANAAGANGSASGNVADQALNAADTYIKQGEPGKAEVILRKALETYPEDQRMYVMLAEVLIGQHRLQDAYDQLEKAIACPPPATHEASIEFTAGNVASMMGNAERATMHYAAAQSQDKTDARYPLYLAQTLIKQNKIDDAKTNLLIVLNLDPDNAIAWGTLAELEYRGGQFGLASQHVARARTLDPQSLVWRILEARIGVRQNKAEEALSLLTALSEAQQREPGVLDLMGQCYGLLRRPVEAAGLYSKHSLADPTNAPLALEAAVWLEKAGKIKGNDGAIAFAKRAMMLGDDHAKAIVERLEKLP
- a CDS encoding class I tRNA ligase family protein, coding for MSNESTPTTELPKQYRPIDHEDRIWSKWESANAFHADPARVLRGEARPYAIVIPPPNVTAALHLGHALNNSLQDILVRAKRMQGFETLWMPGTDHAGIATQAVVEKRLRKEGALKGPLRDAFTRDQFVEKIQAFKDEYEAIITSQLKKMGCSCDWARQRFTMDDQCARAVREAFFRLFRDGLIYRGKRLVNWDPALQTAVADDECYDEEIDGAFYYLRYPLVHLGNFERTIEEGNRRADAQPMTWGELARRGYEGASAHPPESQAWITVATTRPETYLGDTAVAVNPHDPRAGALKGLHVELPLVGRLIPIVEDSYVVLPERFARTDEEKNDPKARMATGFLKVTPAHDPNDYEIGQRHKQAIEALGNPILINVMAPDATISDKHGWEDTGDARLFLGLSREQARKKTIEEFKARTVGYEPLFEGSKPHRHSVKHSDRSKAIVEPYLSDQWYVKVTDPRMAKAANDALQEHSQGGPALGGTALQSGVRAIGGTALQSGVRTQTTPHPSPSISTLLHHLNSLNFAHLRSAGFTSMDPYPPGKPSPDFMNHIRNLPHIEMRGATYFVTWRVASDDFKLTPKDQSVILESLFHDSQRATVFAATVMPDHVHCIVKPTEALGDWVGSIKKYTARRINADHNRTGHLWQDERFDHIVRDEAWFRSFLEYMLLNPVEEGLCARGDVYPGLRVGDEVLGAMGVQDTALESGATRSGATRDNTLTFHPDRYAKTYEQWHDNIRDWCISRQLWWGHRIPVWSKTCQAGTVDESFLELDQLLPDTLEDVLEDKGAECSVQFIDPASGQRIRPSVLEFNHGFTHPVHVYVALLADVLSTNKKLDIAAALERNGWNRDPDVLDTWFSSALWPMSTMGWPDATDLLRAFNPTSTLCTAREIITLWVSRMVMFNRYLMPEGWPNATDNTNTEIATGGHGLGPVPFFDVFIHAVIQDGDGRKMSKSLGNGVDPLDIIATHGADAMRFTLCQMTTQTQDVRMPVARDPATGKNTSPKFDLGRNFATKLWNATRFALTFLSTTDTSTAALTPASLSLTDRWMLSRLARATAEIDRALDAYEFSTYAQSCYALLWNDLCDWYLEAIKPTIADSPSQRAVLAHALETIVRLLHPIMPFVTETIWEKLKDVTTAPIEGVMLGPSRTGLLVTAGWPILDMSLIDDAAEARFARVQSLITLVREVRAQHKVPPKQPLTLHAPTAAALHDLTDEEQRLVMNLTNMERISSDPAPAGVPSFNFEGAAWCLTGIATAADDPALAAAEAERHAKRLADLTKTIATLEGRLANPGYAQKAPPHMVQQTKDQLAAALAERASLGG